From the genome of Dioscorea cayenensis subsp. rotundata cultivar TDr96_F1 chromosome 24, TDr96_F1_v2_PseudoChromosome.rev07_lg8_w22 25.fasta, whole genome shotgun sequence:
cggtccggttttgaaaCCGGTTCTagaccggtccggtccggttccagGTTTTGGAACCGCGGTCCAAACTGGACCGGACCGGTTTACCctgtttagttatttttaccttaaactctctctctctatatatatatatatgtaaattttctattgctaatgaagctgattgtttgtttttaactctatatattaaatgaccattctattaatttaattttaattcataaaaaccggGATCGAACCGGATTGGACCAAATTGGTCCAAAACGgtccaaaccggaccggaccggtccaAAACGGTTTGGACCGGTCCGGTTTTCTCTGTTAtttggtccggtccggttccaataataaaaaaaccgtttaaccggtccggtccggttttggaccgtgcacagccatatatatatatatatatatatataagaaaatattacatatactacataacaaatatttatatgaagGAGGGCTCATGGCCTACCGTTATTTAATCTTATTATGGAAAACGagagtaaaatatttaaaaagtctcGAGTTTAAGACTCATTgaacacaataataataacggGTGGCCGGTTATGGTTGCGGGTTAACAATCCAAACTCTTCCTTCCCATTTCAGGGTGCGAAGATTAGATGGTTAATTCTCAATCCGTGCACATGCCCCTAATGTATATAGGAATTGTGACTTcagttaaaatatttatatatatatatatatatattaacaataaagtagttttttataaatatattttgtcatCTATTATTAGTAGGTGAAGAATTAGGCCTTGTGCTGAAATTTTGTTgtagttaatttttataattcactTAAAAAGTATATAATTTACATTATTTCTTAATAATCATGTGAATTCAGTCGCCACATTTATGAATTTCACATGCATTTATTGCTACTAATAAAACTTTAAATCGAATGTAAATCTTAAATTCAATCCAAATTAAGCAAGAAATTATAGCATAGAAGaaccaaaaacaaatataataaaatatagggaCTGAAGTGAAAATGTGCTATGaggtttctatatatatatataacgctCAAAGGTGGCGTCTCTGGACATTCCTCGTTGAAATCTCAGTGCTTTTCCGGAGCCGGAGAATGGAGCATGAGCCACCGCGACCGTTCCTTGGTCTCTTCCGGTCCGACGGCTCGCCGGCGACGCAGGAGACCAGGCTCTGAGAGCTGGACACGGCGTCGAGGATTTTCCTGAGGTCTTTGCCGACGTTCCAGTGAGTTTTTCGCTTCAGTCTTTGATGGATCGCAATGTTCTCGCTTCTCGTTTGATTTCTCGATTTTTAGGGTTTCCTTCTTGTTCGATCTAAGTCTGTCTGGTTTTCCTAGTGTTTTGTTGTTCGCTTTCTGATTTCCAGCTGGGGGTTCGTGATTATTGTTTAGATCGAAGGATCTGAAAGGGAGAGGTTTTTCCCCATTTGTTTTCCCGATTATTCTCTTGAAAACCCTAGGAATCGATTTTCATCCTTGCTGAAGAATAATCTCGAAATAAcgaaaaaatctaatttttttctttaatatcatTGTTTCTTTCTCAGGATCTCCTCCgatttagaaatttcatttcTGAAGTTGTTGACATGAAAACATTGCAATACAGGAGGTTTCATGGTTTCTTTTTCGTGTGCCAAGTGGCTGCAATGCTTGGGCGCTTTGTGTCAGATACTTGCACTTACTTCCAGGTTTGTCCCAAATTTAGAGTTTTGTAACCTTTCCTTTGATTCCTAAGACTAGAATTTGCAACTCTGTTTTAATGTTAACCTAATTGAAATACTTATTATGTTCTTCACTTTCCAGCAATACGGAGGACTCCTCAATGCCCTGCATTTCTCAGCAGAGCCAAGAAATACTGTGGAGCGTTTGTGGGACATTTTGCTTTGGGCAATCCAGTGGGAGGTTTGGCATCTATTGCACATCACACCCAGAACCAATCCTAATGAAGGCCGTGATAATCCTATTCCTCCTCGGCCAGTTTTAGCCACTCACACCACAATTATGATTTTACAAGAACACTTGAACCAGGCTTGGAGATGGATTGAAGAGCTTGAACGTCTTGTGGTCTCGCACAGTCACGGGGTATTAGATGAATTAATTGCTCTATTATGTGAATGCACACATATGATGCTATGCagtgttttctttgatttcttccACTCTCTGTTCAATTCATGTGCTCTTCTTATTGTTTGAAGCTCGAGTTCTTTAATGTTCATATGGAGAATATGAGGATCTCTTATCTTGGTGCTGCTTATGGCCATGTTCCTAATGTGCCTACTGCAATCCCTCTGTTTGGTCCTCCATTGTGCCCTGAAAATTCTCACTCAGACCTCGAGCCTCCCTCAGGTGAGccataattttttaacttaattgATAAGGTTTTTTATGTATAcataatagtttttattatgtCACACTCATTGGCATTGGTACTTACTCAAAAAGGAAAACtttatatttgttctttatAGTTACATTTATTACTTGATCTTTTGAAACACTGATACACtttgtttgtgttctttagCTGATTATGGTGATGAAGCAGCTTCGGACTTCTTCATTGCTGGTAATGTCTTCTTGAATAACTTTTGcttcttaattttgttttttttttttatggatgaaaaGTTGCTTTCTTGCTTATTGTTCTTGCTGTTGCATAGATTTATAGTTTCTCACTTGTATAAAtatttgcacaagtcgaaatgGTTGTGTCAACGATAAATGCAGAAATATCTTGTCAATTATG
Proteins encoded in this window:
- the LOC120252901 gene encoding uncharacterized protein LOC120252901, with amino-acid sequence MKTLQYRRFHGFFFVCQVAAMLGRFVSDTCTYFQQYGGLLNALHFSAEPRNTVERLWDILLWAIQWEVWHLLHITPRTNPNEGRDNPIPPRPVLATHTTIMILQEHLNQAWRWIEELERLVVSHSHGLEFFNVHMENMRISYLGAAYGHVPNVPTAIPLFGPPLCPENSHSDLEPPSADYGDEAASDFFIADV